From Camelina sativa cultivar DH55 chromosome 5, Cs, whole genome shotgun sequence:
CGTTATTTACTATCCCTTGCCTTTTTCATATTACCTTCCAAGCTTACACATCATGAACTGTAGTATATGATAATATGACCATGTACCAAATTTCCTTCTAGAACCCATGTAATTTTAACGGTGTATATTGCAAAGTTTTGTTTTCGTATTTTTTGGTATCCCAAACCATCATTGACATTCTCAAATAACgccataattttgttttgcattaGTAAGCCTGACGAGTCGATATCAGAACAGTCCTCTGgattctgcaaaaaaaaaagttcgattCACACAATGACACAAGTCTTATAATTAAGTAAGTTTATACATAACACATATACAACCATTCTACACCATTTTGCCATGTGTGCAAAAgacgaaaataaatataatcatcTTACCAATACCATTCAACCTATGTATCAAAACTCAACTATTGGTATTTCATTGTAGTACTAGTATACTACATATCAACATCAGGATTGAACTTTTGCAAATTCTTTATTATAAATTCTTGGTTTTTAAGCCATGGAAgaataataagaaagaaaggGAGGGAAGGTCGTAATTTGTTTGTATGGACTTTTGGTTTGCGAGGATAAAATATTCTACGATTCCAAGCCGTCCAACCCACGGATAAGAGGACACGTGGCAGAAAATTACGTAGACAAAAACCGACCAAGCCACCCAAACACTTGTCACNNNNNNNNNNNNNNNNNNNNNNNNNNNNNNNNNNNNNNNNNNNNNNNNNNNNNNNNNNNNNNNNNNNNNNNNNNNNNNNNNNNNNNNNNNNNNNNNNNNNNNNNNNNNNNNNNNNNNNNNNNNNNNNNNNNNNNNNNNNNNNNNNNNNNNNNNNNNNNNNNNNNNNNNNNNNNNNNNNNNNNNNNNNNNNNNNNNNNNNNNNNNNNNNNNNNNNNNNNNNNNNNNNNNNNNNNNNNNNNNNNNNNNNNNNNNNNNNNNNNNNNNNNNNNNNNNNNNNNNNNNNNNNNNNNNNNNNNNNNNNNNNNNNNNNNNNNNNNNNNNNNNNNNNNNNNNNNNNNNNNNNNNNNNNNNNNNNNNNNNNNNNNNNNNNNNNNNNNNNNNNNNNNNNNNNNNNNNNNNNNNNNNNNNNNNNNNNNNNNNNNNNNNNNNNNNNNNNNNNNNNNNNNNNNNNNNNNNNNNNNNNNNNNNNNNNNNNNNNNNNNNNNNNNNNNNNNNNNNNNNNNNNNNNNNNNNNNNNNNNNNNNNNNNNNNNNNNNNNNNNNNNNNNNNNNNNNNNNNNNNNNNNNNNNNNNNNNNNNNNNNNNNNNNNNNNNNNNNNNNNNNNNNNNNNNNNNNNNNNNNNNNNNNNNNNNNNNNNNNNNNNNNNNNNNNNNNNNNNNNNNNNNNNNNNNNNNNNNNNNNNNNNNNNNNNNNNNNNNNNNNNNNNNNNNNNNNNNNNNNNNNNNNNNNNNNNNNNNNNNNNNNNNNNNNNNNNNNNNNNNNNNNNNNNNNNNNNNNNNNNNNNNNNNNNNNNNNNNNNNNNNNNNNNNNNNNNNNNNNNNNNNNNNNNNNNNNNNNNNNNNNNNNNNNNNNNNNNNNNNNNNNNNNNNNNNNNNNNNNNNNNNNNNNNNNNNNNNNNNNNNNNNNNNNNNNNNNNNNNNNNNNNNNNNNNNNNNNNNNNNNNNNNNNNNNNNNNNNNNNNNNNNNNNNNNNNNNNNNNNNNNNNNNNNNNNNNNNNNNNNNNNNNNNNNNNNNNNNNNNNNNNNNNNNNNNNNNNNNNNNNNNNNNNNNNNNNNNNNNNNNNNNNNNNNNNNNNNNNNNNNNNNNNNNNNNNNNNNNNNNNNNNNNNNNNNNNNNNNNNNNNNNNNNNNNNNNNNNNNNNNNNNNNNNNNNNNNNNNNNNNNNNNNNNNNNNNNNNNNNNNNNNNNNNNNNNNNNNNNNNNNNNNNNNNNNNNNNNNNNNNNNNNNNNNNNNNNNNNNNNNNNNNNNNNNNNNNNNNNNNNNNNNNNNNNNNNNNNNNNNNNNNNNNNNNNNNNNNNNNNNNNNNNNNNNNNNNNNNNNNNNNNNNNNNNNNNNNNNNNNNNNNNNNNNNNNNNNNNNNNNNNNNNNNNNNNNNNNNNNNNNNNNNNNNNNNNNNNNNNNNNNNNNNNNNNNNNNNNNNNNNNNNNNNNNNNNNNNNNNNNNNNNNNNNNNNNNNNNNNNNNNNNNNNNNNNNNNNNNNNNNNNNNNNNNNNNNNNNNNNNNNNNNNNNNNNNNNNNNNNNNNNNNNNNNNNNNNNNNNNNNNNNNNNNNNNNNNNNNNNNNNNNNNNNNNNNNNNNNNNNNNNNNNNNNNNNNNNNNNNNNNNNNNNNNNNNNNNNNNNNNNNNNNNNNNNNNNNNNNNNNNNNNNNNNNNNNNNNNNNNNNNNNNNNNNNNNNNNNNNNNNNNNNNNNNNNNNNNNNNNNNNNNNNNNNNNNNNNNNNNNNNNNNNNNNNNNNNNNNNNNNNNNNNNNNNNNNNNNNNNNNNNNNNNNNNNNNNNNNNNNNNNNNNNNNNNNNNNNNNNNNNNNNNNNNNNNNNNNNNNNNNNNNNNNNNNNNNNNNNNNNNNNNNNNNNNNNNNNNNNNNNNNNNNNNNNNNNNNNNNNNNNNNNNNNNNNNNNNNNNNNNNNNNNNNNNNNNNNNNNNNNNNNNNNNNNNNNNNNNNNNNNNNNNNNNNNNNNNNNNNNNNNNNNNNNNNNNNNNNNNNNNNNNNNNNNNNNNNNNNNNNNNNNNNNNNNNNNNNNNNNNNNNNNNNNNNNNNNNNNNNNNNNNNNNNNNNNNNNNNNNNNNNNNNNNNNNNNNNNNNNNNNNNNNNNNNNNNNNNNNNNNNNNNNNNNNNNNNNNNNNNNNNNNNNNNNNNNNNNNNNNNNNNNNNNNNNNNNNNNNNNNNNNNNNNNNNNNNNNNNNNNNNNNNNNNNNNNNNNNNNNNNNNNNNNNNNNNNNNNNNNNNNNNNNNNNNNNNNNNNNNNNNNNNNNNNNNNNNNNNNNNNNNNNNNNNNNNNNNNNNNNNNNNNNNNNNNNNNNNNNNNNNNNNNNNNNNNNNNNNNNNNNNNNNNNNNNNNNNNNNNNNNNNNNNNNNNNNNNNNNNNNNNNNNNNNNNNNNNNNNNNNNNNNNNNNNNNNNNNNNNNNNNNNNNNNNNNNNNNNNNNNNNNNNNNNNNNNNNNNNNNNNNNNNNNNNNNNNNNNNNTTTTTTAGGTTTTGGGGTTTCTCTGTGACTATGTTGCAGAGAGAAGCTTGAGGGAGTGGTGCTTTTTATAGTGACGAAACCTCAATGTTGGAAGATAAtgcaaacaaatgaaaattaacttaaataaaaacACGACGATGATTATTAATTAGTtgaatttaattagattaattaaCGTTATCATGTATGTTGTTACTGATAATGCTTGTTATTGATCTAATGATAATTAAAGTGTGTGGACAGAGTTTCAAAATCCGCTTTGCAGCTATTTTTATGTACTCTAACCAAATGTCGTATTCTACTCTAATATGATACTGTATACTATGTGGAATTTTATCCATGTATCTTTCAtgaatgttcttttttttaatgtttgaattttaatttgcCACAAAAGAAAAtactgaaaagaaaataaaactattataaaaGGAGTTGAATATGTGGTCGAGGTGAACCGGCGGTTTATTTGGACCGTTGTCAGGATAAGAAAGAGCACATGGACTCTCACCCGTACCTAAAAGACATAGAGACACCTCATTCAACAAATAATCtactaatattttctttctaacaTTACTAATTTTAGTTTAGTGATCACTTTAATTCTCCAACAGTTACTTTGCTTTATAGCATAATTTTCTTACCTTAATTCTCCAACAATTTTAGTTATGATTATGAGTGATCATCATAATAAGcagtaaaaccaaaaataaaaagacatgaTATccttttatcaataaaaaagaaatgagattcttttttatgttatgttattaTCTTCACCATTGTTATGATGTTATCCATGAGGCTATACTTATAATGAAAGAGctaattaataataatctaTACATCAATCAGACAATCAATCATGACATCGGAATTTTGTTTGTCTATAATGCAACTTTATTGTACCAACAACTACACCCAAGTGTACTCTAGATCAATAAATTGCCtatatgaaataagaaaaaacgtCACACCATTTACACATATATAGGAAGCAGTTTcaacatgaatatataatatgcatgatatgaaattattatgAATGGTGGGATTAAAccagattaaaagaagaagattgggtaGTGTAATATTCGGCTGCAATCCACTATTTGCCAAAAAGGAAAGACAACGTTTAagccaaaaggaaaaaaaggaccGAACAATTATGGTTGCTTCGTTGCTTTGTTGTCTTTTTGGGTGTGACATTATGTCCTACCCACGTGCTGTTCTCTTCTAGTCTCATTACCAAATTGCCGAATTTCGTTATTTACTATCCCTTGCCTTTTTCATATTACCTTCCAAGCTTACACATCATGAACTGTAGTATATGATAATATGACCATGTACCAAATTTCCTTCTAGAACCCATGTAATTTTAACGGTGTATATTGCAAAGTTTTGTTTTCGTATTTTTTGGTATCCCAAACCATCATTGACATTCTCAAATAACgccataattttgttttgcattaGTAAGCCTGACGAGTCGATATCAGAACAGTCCTCTGgattctgcaaaaaaaaaagttcgattCACACAATGACACAAGTCTTATAATTAAGTAAGTTTATACATAACACATATACAACCATTCTACACCATTTTGCCATGTGTGCAAAAgacgaaaataaatataatcatcTTACCAATACCATTCAACCTATGTATCAAAACTCAACTATTGGTATTTCATTGTAGTACTAGTATACTACATATCAACATCAGGATTGAACTTTTGCAAATTCTTTATTATAAATTCTTGGTTTTTAAGCCATGGAAgaataataagaaagaaaggGAGGGAAGGTCGTAATTTGTTTGTATGGACTTTTGGTTTGCGAGGATAAAATATTCTACGATTCCAAGCCGTCCAACCCACGGATAAGAGGACACGTGGCAGAAAATTACGTAGACAAAAACCGACCAAGCCACCCAAACACTTGTCACCTTCagccaaaaaaatcatttttatttagcTGAGTGCAATAATTGCATGCCCACTCCCAATATTCCCGTTGCGCTATAGTCCCCACCTCCACCTCTcttggattttattttatttttgtgaaaattctttctttttcagttttcagACAAAAGAGTCTTCTTAACCACCACAAGTACAATACCAAAATCTTAAACATCCAAcgcttacaagttacaacaacaCAATAACAATACTTACAAacttttatcaataaaaaaatagttttagcGGTTTAAAAGAACATCACGGATGAAAGAAAATATTGGACATACaaaattttggatttatttattaaaatttacattttagaaacaaaattcaCCCAAACATATacgtttttgttataaaaaccATGCTGTTTCCCTTTTATAATAATATCTATGACCGAAATTATTCATTTTCACGTAGGATGTGTGAGCTTGATCTGAGAGAGTTCCTacaatttaatttcaaattcaaactcaATATGGAAAACCAAATTTCTTGGAAATATAAACTGTATATCGAAGACTTGGCCTATCTATCGTCTGGATAAATAAAGCCCAAACGTCTAACTGGGCTTATATACTTTAGTCCACAAGCGCCTCCGGCTTTTTTAACAAAGTCtcctaattgtaaaatttaaaattggtCTAACGGCGAATGAACCTAAAACCACCACAACAAGCATCACCGACTCGAACCACTCTCGCTAACTAACCAACCCTAGTTTCTTTTTTCACGTAACGTTCTTGCCGTATTGTTTTTTACTACCACAAGCCATCAGTTAGCCAACGTGGTAATGACACCTGGACTTGATCAGTCctctcattttcttattttcctcCGTGTCTCACTCTCATCATctgaatgtatatttttttaaaaaataaatgaattaaaatccgctttctctctcttatccGCTCCACATCGCTTGGCCGCCGCCGTCCGCCGTCGCTGTCCACCACCACGTTTCAAAATCCCTTCGTCGCAAGTCGACCTCCATTACCCAATTTCTGTTATAAGGTAAACGACGCGTTTATTCCAAAATAATTGACTTCCCCATTGGTTAAAAGAGCTTGTTGGGTGATTCATTGCGTGCTTGTATCTCTATCTGTTTGCTTtacttgtttttattatgtgttttgGATAATTCCAAAACGTATACGgctgtttttgctctgtttttgttttgctgctTCATTGGATCAATTTTTAGATACTtcttgtttcgtttttttttttctgatttgcgGTTCTTATTTGTGCTTAATTTTTGACTTTTGTAGATTGAATTGGATGTTAAAGGTTCAAATTTGGCTTGTTTGCTCGTCAGATACCGTTAAAGAGATGCTTTTTAGCATTAAAGGGTGAtgcttttttatctttttggccaaaaagagatttgagagtgtGCATATTGGAGCTCAAGGTAGAACGGAGGTTTTTGTATAGTAGGGTGTGACTGTGACCTACTTATTGGAGCTAAGGTGTAGTAATAATTATAACAGAAGAAGACACATCAGATCTATCATCAATGTCTGAAGGTAATTTGGCCGTCATGAAACCAGAGGTAATAATTTCATTCCTTTCCTTTTACTACTGGACTATCTTAGTCAGCTACTTCAACTCTAAAGGAAAAGGACCAATAGGGCAATAGGGCATATGCCTAAACTAGTACTGTCTAAGGTTGTGATGGTTAGAGGGTTGTTAGATATCATGACATTCTCAGTATTAAACTAAGGCACTTTTTGATACATGGATTTTTACAGTTTAGTGTTTGATTCATGATTAACTTTATTCTCACCATCTGAATTACATGAGCTAGTTGGTTGGAATTGAATGACTAAATTTCTTTCGCAATGTTATGGATTCAGACGATGAAGTCCTACATATGGCTTCAAACTGCTGATGGCTCAATCCAGCAAGTAGAACAAGAGGTTGCAATGTTCTGTCCCATGATATGTCAAGAGGTAATACAGAAGGGTGTTGGATCTTCTAAGAATCATGCAATATCGCTTCCACAGCGAGTTAATCCAGCTATGTTCAGCTTGGTTCTTGATTATTGCAGATTTCATCAAATGCCTGGACGTTCAAACAAGGTTTGTATTCTATATTATTGAATAAATTTTCATACCCTGTCGGGCCTTTTTCAATACATCTACTTTCCACTCTTTAGGAACAGAAAACTTATGATGAAAGATTCATCCGAATGGATACAAAGAGGCTCTGTGAGTTAACATCAGCCGCTGACAGTTTGCAGCTGAAGCCTTTGGTTGATCTTACTAGTCGTGCACTTGCACGGATCATTGAAGGCAAAACCCCTGAGGAGATACGAGAAATATTTCATTTGCCTGATGACCTTACTGAGGTATGTGCTTCTCAAAATATCTCTTCTTGAGATGTGTCTTCTCCATCTGCTTCTTTTTTTGACTGCTCTTTGATAATTTATCCAGGAGGAGAAATTAGAGCCTCTGAAGAACACGATGGATGATCCACGGATTCGACTACTGAATAGATTGTAcgcaaagaagagaaaggagctgaaagaaagagagagattgaaggtCTGTTTAGCATTTTCTATTTAACTTGTTTAGGATATTGCAATTTGTAATTTGTAGCTTTATGAATGAAAATTGAGGGTAATTTGGTCTGTAAGATTGAACTGTTTCATGAGCTTATGAAGTTGGGGTTTTCCATGTCTTAGAATGTTGAGGTTGAAGAACATGTGGATGAACGTTCTGTGGATGACCTGTTATCATTTATTAACAGCAGAGGTACTTTCCTTTGACCTTACTGGTTTTCTAAATTCACAATTTCCTTtcatttgttctgtttcttcgtTGGCTGCTCCAAGTTCTCTATTTAACTCTGAAGTACTGTACCATCACATTATAGTACATGTTTGGATTCTTTTTGTGTTGATTCAGTGATGTATGTTTTTGGTTGTTGACTATATTTTCCTCTTTGAGCTACATATTTgtcattttaatattgatttggTGAATATTATCCATATTTGATTGAGATATTTGGTCTGtgattttatgtttgtgttgccTCTTAGTTTTCTACTTTCTCTATTCTACTTCCTTTTGAAGGCCTCATTGGAAGTAAGGAAAATTCTGTTTCACAGATCCCAAGgtggtaaagaaaaagaagaagaagaaaaagaagattgtTTCTTCAAATGACATTCATGATAAGGTTCAGACTAGTTTCTCTGTGTTTGTTTTCTGGTCGGTATTTACCAAGTCAATGATGCGTTCCTTGTGCTTAGGAATCACATGATCTTCATTCCAAACAACAATGTGTTGAAGAGACCGGGTCCAGCATGAGAGAGGTACCCAACTTACCTAGTGCAGAAGATGACATTTCTACACCAAAGGCCAGCTCtgaagatgaagacgatgaaATCGATCCAGCCATGAGGGAAATGCTTGATAGGTAAGACCCTCCTTGTTAAATCAAAACTAGGATATATTTCTTATAATGAATGTTACACATTGTTCTCCAAGTCATGAATAAAGATGAGTATCAGCTCCATCAAAATCTTGCATTTGGGAAATGAAATAGACTTGGTTCTTATGAGTggtgtatttattttattacagaGAGGTAGAAGATTTTGCTCAAAGACTGAACTCCACTTGGGTTCGGTCGCTAGGACAAGAAAGAAGGCCTGTACACTTCTCCATAAATGGCAACGGGACTACAAGACGGCATACAGGTATGGTGGTATCTATATTGGCGTCATTAtcttatacttttttctttaatcgTAATGTTGAGTTGGACGCTTGCGGTGTTAAATAAATGACAAACAGGTTTTAGACATACTCTAGATGACTGATGGGGTTATGGTTTGAACTTAAAGGTCAATCTCCATGACACAATTGAAGCTGAAAATGAAACAGTTTTGGTTATGTATGTGagcaaatagagagagagaatggttCACTAGTCACCACCGGCGGTTGATGCGTGTCCTCATGTaacagttttgattttgaatgttTAACATTCGTCTAGTGATCCgtccttttctttgtaaaaccaCGTGTAAGTTATTTTAGTTGTTAGAATCTAGTTCTACGTTAAGGTATTTTGTTTTAGCATCAGAAATTAATCATAGACACACTTTCTTGTATCACACTATTGCGAATGTAATAAATGGTTGAAGTTCCTTAGACtatttgataaaagaaaaacataacaacACTCGCCTTGATCAGGATCAATGGCTTGATGATAACTTAAACTGAGATTTAtagttagaagaagaagaaataatgaAGACAGGTTCCATTTGTTTTAGCatcacaactcacaagtcacaccagacgagaaaagaagaagtcacAAGTAGCTACATCTCACACAAATGATTCTTGTTACATACATTGTATATACAACTATATCAGTTCATTGcagtttttatctctctctctctcttctttcaggAGACGTTTAAATTGGAGAGTCACTCACGATGCTCATGGTTTTGAACTGTGAGCTTCTGCCATAGCTTGGTGTAGTTGATCAGGAAGTTTATCATGTTTAGTCCCATTCCGCTGCACTGATGAAACAAGCACAGTAGGCAATTCCATCAACCAGATCATGTaatgaatataatataatctGCAGGGTCTTTATATTTTCTAGTCAGAGTTGCAACACATACCGGGAAAACTTGAGAAGATGAGTCATTCGGTTCCTCTTGAACTTCGTTTATTGAGTCCTCAGATCTTCCGGGGTGTGACAATGTACCAGCAGACTGACAAGAGGAGGAGGATCCCTTGTCGTTTTGTCCATCCAAACTTGCTACCTCTTGAAGCGTATTGGTGCTTATTTGTGGCAACCCAAGCCGCTGAAACTCAGACAAGAGCGCAGAGAGAGCTCGAACTTCATCCATTCTAGCTTCCCTACATTGATCAGGAAACATCAGCAAAAAGCAGCATCCAGCAGTTGTGGATATCTctgtgaaaacaaaaaggtctTCACCAAACCTTGTGTGGATAAGGTTTCCTTTGCAGGTAAACTGTATTTGACAAGTAGCAGGCGCTTGTTCGCAGACGAAGCTTGCTTTCTTGGACCTAAGATCCTCCATTTTCCTGGAAACGATAACAAGACGCACGCACGGGCTTAATTAGCgagcaaacaaacaagagagatccaAAAAGATTGTCATGTCTAATCTCAATGAGCCAAAGCAATTATTACATGGAATAGTGTTTATCTGCAGCAGCTCCCATAACAAGCTTCCTGATTTTATGCTGTTGTATCATTTCCAAAATCCCTTTCTCGATTGAGTCCATTGCAAAACACAGTTTCTCTGCCTGTACCTACAGAAACCAACCTTCTTTTAGAAAGAATTAAGGAAAACAGAGTTGACATGCACAATACATACCCCTTTCTTCAGGCAAATACTAAGGTACTCTTGTAGAATCTTGTCTGTTTTCACCGTTTCTTTGCCTCTATATGCTCTCACTAACTCCTCATCAGCCGTGGAAGCTTCGAATCTGGTACCCACTTTGCATTAGAAGTGACAAGAGTTTTAATTAAAGTCAATACTTATTAACCAGGGAGACTTATTAGAAAGCCAAAAGAGGGTAAACAACAACACTTACAGACAGGAATCGTTGGAGATGGCTGGTGAATATGAAGGATGCAGATTCTGTTTCCCTCGGA
This genomic window contains:
- the LOC104784725 gene encoding SKP1-like protein 20 isoform X1, which gives rise to MSEGNLAVMKPETMKSYIWLQTADGSIQQVEQEVAMFCPMICQEVIQKGVGSSKNHAISLPQRVNPAMFSLVLDYCRFHQMPGRSNKEQKTYDERFIRMDTKRLCELTSAADSLQLKPLVDLTSRALARIIEGKTPEEIREIFHLPDDLTEEEKLEPLKNTMDDPRIRLLNRLYAKKRKELKERERLKNVEVEEHVDERSVDDLLSFINSRDPKVVKKKKKKKKKIVSSNDIHDKESHDLHSKQQCVEETGSSMREVPNLPSAEDDISTPKASSEDEDDEIDPAMREMLDREVEDFAQRLNSTWVRSLGQERRPVHFSINGNGTTRRHTGFRHTLDD
- the LOC104784725 gene encoding SKP1-like protein 20 isoform X2; translation: MSEGNLAVMKPETMKSYIWLQTADGSIQQVEQEVAMFCPMICQEVIQKGVGSSKNHAISLPQRVNPAMFSLVLDYCRFHQMPGRSNKEQKTYDERFIRMDTKRLCELTSAADSLQLKPLVDLTSRALARIIEGKTPEEIREIFHLPDDLTEEEKLEPLKNTMDDPRIRLLNRLYAKKRKELKERERLKNVEVEEHVDERSVDDLLSFINSRDPKVVKKKKKKKKKIVSSNDIHDKESHDLHSKQQCVEETGSSMREVPNLPSAEDDISTPKASSEDEDDEIDPAMREMLDREVEDFAQRLNSTWVRSLGQERRPVHFSINGNGTTRRHTGQSP
- the LOC104784725 gene encoding SKP1-like protein 20 isoform X3, which codes for MPGRSNKEQKTYDERFIRMDTKRLCELTSAADSLQLKPLVDLTSRALARIIEGKTPEEIREIFHLPDDLTEEEKLEPLKNTMDDPRIRLLNRLYAKKRKELKERERLKNVEVEEHVDERSVDDLLSFINSRDPKVVKKKKKKKKKIVSSNDIHDKESHDLHSKQQCVEETGSSMREVPNLPSAEDDISTPKASSEDEDDEIDPAMREMLDREVEDFAQRLNSTWVRSLGQERRPVHFSINGNGTTRRHTGFRHTLDD
- the LOC104784724 gene encoding U-box domain-containing protein 33-like isoform X2, with translation MEETVSSGILEEKIFVAVGKNVWKNTSNLLWALENSEGNRICILHIHQPSPTIPVLGTRFEASTADEELVRAYRGKETVKTDKILQEYLSICLKKGVQAEKLCFAMDSIEKGILEMIQQHKIRKLVMGAAADKHYSMKMEDLRSKKASFVCEQAPATCQIQFTCKGNLIHTREARMDEVRALSALLSEFQRLGLPQISTNTLQEVASLDGQNDKGSSSSCQSAGTLSHPGRSEDSINEVQEEPNDSSSQVFPCSGMGLNMINFLINYTKLWQKLTVQNHEHRE
- the LOC104784724 gene encoding U-box domain-containing protein 33-like isoform X1; the encoded protein is MEETVSSGILEEKIFVAVGKNVWKNTSNLLWALENSEGNRICILHIHQPSPTIPVLGTRFEASTADEELVRAYRGKETVKTDKILQEYLSICLKKGVQAEKLCFAMDSIEKGILEMIQQHKIRKLVMGAAADKHYSMKMEDLRSKKASFVCEQAPATCQIQFTCKGNLIHTRFGEDLFVFTEISTTAGCCFLLMFPDQCREARMDEVRALSALLSEFQRLGLPQISTNTLQEVASLDGQNDKGSSSSCQSAGTLSHPGRSEDSINEVQEEPNDSSSQVFPCSGMGLNMINFLINYTKLWQKLTVQNHEHRE